One Platichthys flesus chromosome 14, fPlaFle2.1, whole genome shotgun sequence genomic region harbors:
- the rab6bb gene encoding RAB6B, member RAS oncogene family b yields MSAGGDLGNPLRKFKLVFLGEQSVGKTSLITRFMYDSFDNTYQATIGIDFLSKTMYLEDRTVRLQLWDTAGQERFRSLIPSYIRDSTVAVVVYDITNVNSFQQTCKWIDDVRTERGSDVIIMLVGNKTDLEEKRQITIEEGEQRAKELSVMFIETSAKTGCNVKQLFRRVAAALPGMESLDDANPEGMIDIKLDKPAEPSVPEGGCSC; encoded by the exons ATGTCAGCTGGAGGAGATTTGGGGAACCCCCTGAGGAAATTTAAACTGGTGTTTCTGGGCGAGCAGAGCG TGGGGAAAACATCTCTCATCACTAGATTCATGTACGACAGTTTCGACAACACGTATCAG GCGACCATCGGAATCGACTTCCTATCGAAGACGATGTACCTTGAAGACCGAACA GTAAGGCTCCAACTGTGGGATACAGCTGGACAGGAACGTTTCAGGAGCCTCATCCCGAGCTACATACGAGACTCTACAGTAGCAGTGGTCGTCTATGACATCACAA ATGTGAACTCCTTCCAGCAGACCTGCAAATGGATCGATGATGTCAGGACAGAGAGgggaagtgatgtcatcatcATGCTTGTCGGCAACAAAACAGATCTGGAAGAGAAGAG GCAAATCACGATTGAGGAAGGCGAGCAGAGAGCCAAAGAGCTGAGCGTCATGTTCATCGAGACCAGTGCCAAAACAGGCTGCAATGTCAAACAG CTGTTTCGTCGGGTTGCAGCAGCCCTACCTGGAATGGAAAGCTTGGACGATGCAAATCCTGAAGGCA
- the espnlb gene encoding espin-like protein produces the protein MENSKQPVKEVLPLPRHPASPLAPSSKNPTTGSIQHVQLASSVVTSFHLKPPERDLTLMSHMKSLKSLKHAGFTAVFTGQTRLDSEEVLAPLPIVDVILADIDSLVPTYDEAGRPIAEWKRQVMVRQLQVRLQDDEEQRRQGMTNGHTTEDGWKYSEAHNAVLGPFGELLTEDDLLYLQQQIETVSLQKHCRAYELELTRLTEELRAILPDPNVNISLNTEVPQQVDAESKVHLTLPVWCSRVSEIVKSMSLLVANLSQTTEYTHMETSGGCRIPHIGMASAFSHRLEANSYSRARRERAEMEIQQSGVSVRNLRSNFEGQIGGIYPFAGVVSGGHVLKSQAASGATGGNEADGRTGSSGDLSYQDAPKKVVPVMETSSLRKERIVVLFLSHWKKSAYAISVRAAKRRHEPEAESGRVTAAPPQKKITSMFQFCQQRGAVDKILKTWRSNFDLKEGPKSCSSSSRVTYSPEQFLPDVDGVAVSHDSLTLDLFMLGYFHILEQELFPEERKMRHLLCFEVFDHVGGFPWEKVRDFHKAVLQEIQAGRRQWSDGFEDIKVRFFGESKTCYRASSPPSSSSLLPDSRLVPKVIVHTASPDECSGDTHASCFNNEDICKYIDRSFAFWKEKEAELFDFEHRS, from the exons ATGGAGAACAGCAAG cagCCAGTGAAAGAGGTGCTGCCCCTCCCTCGtcaccctgcctccccccttGCTCCATCTTCTAAAAACCCCACCACCGGCTCCATCCAGCATGTGCAGCTGGCCTCCTCAG tGGTGACGTCGTTCCACCTGAAGCCTCCAGAGAGGGATCTGACACTCATGTCTCATATGAAGTCTCTAAAGTCTCTGAAGCACGCTGGCTTCACGGCTGTCTTCACTGGACAAACG AGGCTTGACAGTGAGGAGGTTTTAGCGCCGCTGCCAATCGTTGATGTGATCCTGGCCGACATTGACTCTCTGGTGCCCACGTACGATGAAGCCGGCCGCCCCATAGCAGAGTGGAAACGACAGGTGATGGTGCGGCAGCTGCAGGTCCGGCTGCAGGACGATGAGGAACAAAGGAGACAG GGCATGACTAATGGCCACACAACAGAGGACGGCTGGAAGTATTCCGAGGCGCACAACGCAGTCCTGGGGCCTTTCGGGGAGCTGCTAACCGAGGACGACCTGTtgtacctgcagcagcagatcgaGACTGTGTCCCTGCAGAAACACTGCCGGGCCTACGAGCTGGAGCTGACCCGGCTGACCGAGGAGCTGAGGGCCATTTTACCCGACCCCAATGTCAACATCTCCCTAAACACTGAGGTCCCACAGCAGGTGGACGCAGAGAGCAAAGTACACCTGACTTTGCCAGTGTGGTGCAGTCGTGTCTCAGAGATTGTTAAGAGCATGTCTCTGCTGGTGGCCAACCTGAGCCAAACCACAGAATATA CACACATGGAGACCTCTGGTGGATGCAGGATACCTCATATAGGTATGGCGTCTGCTTTTAGCCATCGTTTAGAGGCCAACAGCTACAGCAGAGCTCGGAGAGAGAGGGCTGAGATGGAGATCCAACAGTCTGGGGTGTCGGTGAGAAACCTCAGATCCAACTTCGAAGGTCAGATTGGTGGCATTTATCCCTTCGCTGGCGTCGTGAGTGGAGGCCACGTCCTGAAGAGCCAGGCAGCGTCTGGGGCCACAGGAGGAAACGAAGCAGACGGCAGAACGGGAAGCAGCGGTGATTTGAGCTATCAAGACGCTCCTAAAAAAGTCGTACCTGTGATGGAGACTAGCAGCTTGAGGAAAGAGCGCATAGTGGTGCTGTTTCTGAGCCACTGGAAAAAATCTGCATACGCTATTTCAGTGAGGGCGGCGAAACGGAGACACGAGCCCGAGGCGGAATCAGGTAGAGTGACAGCAGCGCCGCCCCAAAAGAAAATCACCTCCATGTTTCAGTTCTGTCAGCAACGAGGTGCCGTAGACAAGATTCTGAAAACCTGGAGGAGTAACTTCGATCTCAAAGAGGGGCCGAAGTCCTGTTCGTCCTCCTCTCGAGTAACCTACTCCCCAGAACAATTCCTACCTGATGTGGACGGCGTCGCGGTGAGCCACGACAgcttgacccttgacctcttcATGCTGGGATACTTCCACATCCTAGAGCAGGAACTGTTCCccgaggagaggaagatgaggcatCTCCTCTGCTTCGAGGTCTTCGACCACGTGGGCGGTTTCCCCTGGGAGAAGGTGCGGGACTTCCACAAGGCAGTGTTACAGGAAATCCAGGCCGGGAGGCGACAGTGGAGCGACGGCTTCGAGGACATCAAAGTTCGCTTCTTTGGGGAATCGAAGACTTGTTACCGtgcatcatcaccaccatcatcatcatcgttgtTGCCAGATTCCAGACTAGTTCCCAAAGTAATAGTTCATACCGCTTCCCCAGACGAGTGTAGCGGCGACACACACGCTTCTTGTTTCAACAATGAagacatttgtaaatacatCGACCGCAGCTTTGCCttctggaaagagaaggaggccGAGCTGTTTGATTTTGAGCATCGGTCTTGA